The stretch of DNA TAGTACATTAAACGAGAAAAAAAGTAAAACAAAATTTCAGAAAATATTCACAATTTACATTTTAATGACTTTTTTCCTACTTTTTATCATAGCTGTCCCAATCATTATAAAAAGAACCCAATAAAAAATCAAAGGTTTCTTTTTTTAAAAATTTTAACCCTTTTCATCTTAAATAAAAAATTGAATTCTCCTTTTATCTCAAATTAAAAAAGAGGGAAGATCCTAAAAGTGTTTGATTCATCACTTTTTAGGACCTCCCTCATGTTACCTTAATGTGAATGATGAAGGGCACAACGGTTTGGCCCAATTTCTAATTCTTGTTGTTTGTCACCATCCACTTGTAATTGTCCGCGATTGATTGCAACAATTTCTTCAAAGTTTGGCGGTGTTGATGTCTTTGCATTTTCCACTACAAGTTCAACAAACTCTGTGATTTCTTTATTGTTCATCATATCATTCCGAGAACGAATATTTCCAAGAGTATCACCAATATAGCCTGATTGATTTTTTTCCTCATCCAAACTTGCATAATGCCCTGGTAAGACAATGACATCATCCGCAATTTCTGCTACTTGATTATAGACAGTATGATATAAATCTTCCGCCCATTCCCTCACTTTTCCTCCTAAGTCTGGACGACCTAACCCGCCGACGAAGATTGTATCACCTGAGAAAAGTAGTTGCCCATTTACAAAGAAAGAGACACTACCTGGGGTATGCCCTGGTGTTTTGACTGCGAGTACTTGTAAATGAACATTGGCAAATTGTATTTCTTGATAATCTTCTAATCCATTAAAATCGAAAACGGCTCCTTCACTTTTCATTAAAAAGTATTCAGACTTGGTCTTTTCAGCCAATTCACGGCCTCCCGAAATATGGTCTGCATGTAAATGGGAGTCCACAATATGAGTAATTCTTGCTCCTATTTCCTTTGCGGTTTGTTCATATACGGATAGAAAACGGGAAGGATCGACAACAAGAGCCTCTTCTCCTGAAATCACCATATAAGATAAGCAGCCTTTTCCAACTCGGATAAATTGCAATACCTTCATATTTTCATCTTCATACACTTTCACAGGTTGTAAATATTCACTCCATGATTTCATACCACCCATTAAATAAGAGACTTCTGAAACTCCCGCTTCTTCTAACATCTCCGCTACAAATTTAGAAGATCCTTCTTTTGCACAGACTACAAGAATCTTCTCATCTGCTGGTAATGAAGGCAAAATCTCTTCTACACCATCCAGTAATTCAAAGTAAGGTTTGTTCAATGAAGTGATATTCTTCCCCTCTATTTTCCAGTCTTTATAATCCGCTTCATTTCGAACATCTAAAATAAATAGTCTCTCTTGATTCATTACGATTTTAGAAATTTCAGCAGCAGTTAAAGCTTTCATGCATATTACCCCCTGTGGTATTATTTTTTACAAAAAAATATTTTTTAAACAAAGATATTTATTTTGAAGATCAGCTTTTTCTTCGAACATCCTTTATATGGGAAAGAAAAAGGATTCTAACACTAATAGCCTTCGAATGACCATTCCCCCATTTCAGTATTTCCTATGTGTTTATATTATACCCCTACAGGTATAATGTCAACCCTATTCTTTAAAAATGATTGATTTACTATATGCTACAAGACAAATGCGCAAGCGCCTTGCCCATCGGCGTACGGATTTCGCAAGTTTAGACTGAGATAAAGGAACACTGCGAGGCCCTTCACAAGCTGAAGTTGACTTATCATAGGGAGAAAACGGAGAAATTCGCTAGCCGATAGGCGCTGAAGGCTTGCCTTGGACAACCGTTCAAAATTTTATCGTTTCTTAAACTAACCTCTCACAAACATTCCTTTTTTCAACTTTCACCATCTGGAAATATTAAATCGCTGCTCCGTAGTGTCATTAATTCTTGTCGACTATAATGATTCTGCATAAGGATCCTCATCGCTTGGGAGCGAATTGATTTCTCAATGACATTCCGTACATATCTTCCGTTCGAAAAAGTGGTGGGATTTTTCTCTGTTTTTAAATAGATTAAATGGTCCCTGAATTTTCTTTCAGCATCAAAACTTAATTTATATTCTTTTTCTTTTAACATTTTTTCAGAAATTTCCATAAGTTGATCTACCGTATAATCATCAAAATCAAATACTAATGGGAACCGTGATTCCAATCCAGGATTCAAGGTTAGAAAATGATCCATCTCTTTTGAATACCCAGCTAAGATAAGGATAAATTCATGTTGGCGATCTTCCATATGTTTCACAAGTGTATCGATTGCTTCCTTTCCAAAATCCTTTTCTCCACCGCGCCCTAAAGAGTAGGCTTCGTCAATAAACAAAATACCCCCTATAGCCTTTTTTATTAAATCCCGTGTTTTCTGCGCAGTATGCCCGATGTATTCTCCCACAAGATCTGCTCGTTCTGCTTCGATTAAATGACCTTTTGATAAGACATTCATTTTATGAAATAATTTCCCGATGATTCTTGCCACCGTCGTTTTTCCTGTCCCAGGATTGCCTTTGAACATCATATGAAGCGCTTGTTTCCCAGCTTTTAGCCCCATTTCTTCCCGCTTTTTATTAATATAAATCCAAGCATAAATTTCTTTGACCATTTTTTTCATATCATTCAATCCTACAAGAGTTCCCATTTCCTCTTCAATTTCATGAAGTGCTGCATGCTCTTGTGGAATCGTCTTTGGAACAACTTCTTTCCGTACTTTTTCTTGTTTTTGCTTAGCATTGGAGCTTAATACAATATTTATTTGACCATTATTTTTCATTCGGATTGGTTGATCCAAAGCCATCACCTCACTATCCAAACGGTTTCCACTTGGAGTTCATCCCTTACATTTCTTTATATTTCATTTCCTATTTCGCATGTTTTCGACACAATTCTTCAACAGTGAAAAATAAACACCGTTTTTGTCAACTTTTGCGCTTTCCCAAGAAATAATTTTCCCGTTATCTACATCTTATTCAGCTCATGAGCATTTCATTAAAAGAAAATGAGTTTTATGATGAATGATTTCATTTTTTTATTCCAAAAAATCAAAAAAGCGTGTACAATGTCTGAAAACATCATACACGCTATTGCTGCTACGGGTTAAAAATTATTCTTGTTCTTCATATTGAATTTGCACATTTCGTTGAGGTGCAAAAGTAGAAATGGCATGTTTATACACAAGTTGCTGCTTCCCATCCGATTCAAATAAGACTGTAAAATTATCAAATCCCTTTATATAACCACGTAATTGAAAGCCATTTAATAAAAACACCGTTACTAAAGTTCCGTCTTTACGCAATTGATTTAAAAATTGATCTTGGATATTAATTCCCTGTTTCATGTCAAATCCTCCTCTATTCTCTCTAAATTAAAGTATTCTATTTTAAATGGAGCTTTCCTGCAATAAAATCTGAAATCTCATGGATTTTTTTTGTTTTTTCATTTTCTAAAGTTAAATCAAACCATTCTACATCCATTTTATTTCGGAACCAGGTCAATTGTCTTTTGGCATAACGACGTGAATTTTGTTTTAAGCGATCGATAGCCTCTTGTATAGTAGTTTCTTGAGCCAAATAGGCATAAAGTTCCTTATATCCAATCGCCTGAACAGCTTGGGTATCACGTATACCCCTTCCCCACAAAGTTTCCACTTCATTTAACAATCCCTGCTCCATCATCTGATCCACTCGTTTATTAATCCGTTCATATAATTGATCCCTTTCCATCGTTAATCCGACGATGGCCACATCATAAAGGAGTGGCGGATCCTCTTTTTG from Oikeobacillus pervagus encodes:
- the spoVK gene encoding stage V sporulation protein K; the protein is MDQPIRMKNNGQINIVLSSNAKQKQEKVRKEVVPKTIPQEHAALHEIEEEMGTLVGLNDMKKMVKEIYAWIYINKKREEMGLKAGKQALHMMFKGNPGTGKTTVARIIGKLFHKMNVLSKGHLIEAERADLVGEYIGHTAQKTRDLIKKAIGGILFIDEAYSLGRGGEKDFGKEAIDTLVKHMEDRQHEFILILAGYSKEMDHFLTLNPGLESRFPLVFDFDDYTVDQLMEISEKMLKEKEYKLSFDAERKFRDHLIYLKTEKNPTTFSNGRYVRNVIEKSIRSQAMRILMQNHYSRQELMTLRSSDLIFPDGES
- the hfq gene encoding RNA chaperone Hfq; the encoded protein is MKQGINIQDQFLNQLRKDGTLVTVFLLNGFQLRGYIKGFDNFTVLFESDGKQQLVYKHAISTFAPQRNVQIQYEEQE
- a CDS encoding MBL fold metallo-hydrolase translates to MKALTAAEISKIVMNQERLFILDVRNEADYKDWKIEGKNITSLNKPYFELLDGVEEILPSLPADEKILVVCAKEGSSKFVAEMLEEAGVSEVSYLMGGMKSWSEYLQPVKVYEDENMKVLQFIRVGKGCLSYMVISGEEALVVDPSRFLSVYEQTAKEIGARITHIVDSHLHADHISGGRELAEKTKSEYFLMKSEGAVFDFNGLEDYQEIQFANVHLQVLAVKTPGHTPGSVSFFVNGQLLFSGDTIFVGGLGRPDLGGKVREWAEDLYHTVYNQVAEIADDVIVLPGHYASLDEEKNQSGYIGDTLGNIRSRNDMMNNKEITEFVELVVENAKTSTPPNFEEIVAINRGQLQVDGDKQQELEIGPNRCALHHSH